One genomic segment of Hydra vulgaris chromosome 14, alternate assembly HydraT2T_AEP includes these proteins:
- the LOC136090997 gene encoding uncharacterized protein LOC136090997 encodes MFRLQNFISEGNPISPAFKNIPEVEDEEIRQTAIEVVFLGKDGAPPASREVVIYPRGHPLKTISSMSANLDPMVYSLFFPRGDAGWHYQLVHHPECATLLLLSPLD; translated from the exons ATGTTTcgattgcaaaattttattagtgAAGGGAACCCAATATCTcctgcatttaaaaacataccTGAAGTGGAAGATGAAGAAATTCGCCAAACAGCTATAGAAG TTGTATTTCTTGGCAAAGATGGTGCTCCACCTGCTTCCAGGGAAGTTGTTATTTACCCAAGAGGTCATCCTCTCAAAACTATATCAAGTATGTCTGCCAACTTAGATCCTATGGTTTATTCTCTATTTTTTCCAAGGggtgatgctggttggcatTATCAATTGGTTCACCACCCTGAATGTGCTACATTG ttgcttttGTCACCACTTGATTAA